In Rhizobium sp. BG4, the genomic stretch ACGTCGAGCGCCGTCGTCGGCTCGTCGGCGATCAGGAGCTTCGGCTTGGTCAGCAGCGCCATGGCGATGACGATGCGCTGGCGCATGCCGCCGGAGAGCTCGTGCGGATAGAGGTTGAAGCGCCTGGTCGGATCAGGAATGCCGACACGCTTCAGCATGTCAAGCGCTTCGGCTGAGGCCGCACGCGCCGTGTAGCCGCGGTGAACCTCAAGCTGTTCCGTCAGTTGCCGGGAAATCCTCAGAGACGGATTCAAGGCGGTCATCGGGTCCTGGAAGACCATCGCCATGTCCTTGCCGCGGACATGATCGAGCTCTTTCGGCTTCAGTGCCAGGACATCCTTGCCTTCGAGCAGCGCCTGGCCGGTGGTGCGGCCGTTCTTGGCGAGCAGGCCCATGACGCCGAGGAAGGTCTGGCTCTTGCCGGAACCGGATTCTCCGACGATCGCGACGCGCTCGCCACGCTTGATCGTCAGGTTCATGCCGGAGACGGCCTTCACCTGGCCATCGGGGGTCTCGAAGGTGATCGAATAGTCTTTCAGTTCGAGAAGGGTTTCTTGTGGTTGCTGGGACATGTCAGCGATCCTTCGGGTCGAACGCATCGCGCAGGCCATCGCCGATGAACAGCAGGCTGAGCAGCAGGGCGACGAGGAAGCAGGCCGGGAAGATCAGCAGCCATGGCATGCTTTCCATGGCATCGGTGCCTTCCGCAATCAGCGTGCCGAGCGAGGTCAGCGGCTCCTGAACGCCGAAGCCGAGATAGGAGAGGAAGCTCTCCGTGGCGATGATTTCGGGGACGGTGAGGGCCGCGAAGATCACGACCGGGCCGATCAGGTTCGGGATGATGTGCTTGATGATGATCTTGAGCGGCCGCTGGCCGGAGGCGCGCGCCGCCTCGATGAACTCGCGGTGCTTGATCGACAGCGTCTGGCCGCGAACGATACGGGCCATGGTCAGCCATTCGAGCGCGCCGATCGCTGCAAAGAGCAGGTAGACGTTGCGGCCGAAGATGACCATCAGCAGGATGACGAAGAGGATGTAGGGGAAGGCGTACATGATGTCGACGAAGCGCATCATGATCGAATCCAGCCGTCCGCCGATATAGCCGGAGATGGCGCCGTAGAGCACGCCGATGACGACGGAGACCAGCGTGGCGGTGAAGGCGACGGCAAGCGAGATGCGGGTGCCGTAAAGCACGCGTGCCAGCAAGTCGCGGCCATTCGGGTCGGTGCCGAAATAGTGGCCGGTCTCGAAGGAGGGCGGGATGCGGAAGGCTGCCCAATCCGGATCTTCGTAGTTGTAGGGAATGAACCAGGGGCCGGCGAAGGCGACGAGGATCAAAAGAACGAGGACGACGATCGAGACGACCGCGGCCTTGTTGCGCGACAGGCGGCGCAACGCATCCCTGGTGAGCGAGCGCCCCTCGGGCGCAAGGCCTTCGGCCTCGAGCAGCTCGGCTGCCAGCAATTCGCGTTTGGCAGGATTGAGGATCATCGGTTTCTCACTTTCGGATCGAGCCACGCATAGGCGATGTCGACGAGAAGGTTCAAAAAGACGATCAGCACCATGTAGAAGATGACCGTGCCGAGAACCATGCCGTAGTCGCGATTGAGCGCTGCGTTGATGAAATAGCGGCCGATGCCGGGCAGTCCGAAGACGCTTTCGACAACCAGCGAGCCGGTGAGAAGATAACTGGCCGCCGGGCCGAGATAGGAGACGACGGGCATCATGGCGGGCTTCAGCGCATGGCGCATGATCGTCAGGCGCGGGCCGATGCCCTTGGCCTTGGCGGTACGGATATAGTTCTGGCCCATCACCTCGATCATCGAGCCGCGGGTGATGCGCGAGATGCGCCCCGCATGCGGCAGAGCCAGCACGACGACGGGCAGGACGAGGAATTTCAGCGAGCCGTCACCCCAGCCGCCGACCGGCAGCCAGGCGAGATGGATGCCGAAGACCAGCTGCAGGATCGGCGCGATCAGGAAGTTCGGCAGAACGACGCCTACCAGGATCAGGGCGCCCAGAATGTAGTCCGGCGTCTTGTTCTGATAGAGCGCCCCAAGACAGCCGACGAAGACGCCGACGATAATGGCGACGAGGAAGGCAGCGGTGCCGATGGTGAAGGTATAGGGCAGGCCGATCATGATCTGCTGCGCGACGGTGAAGTCTTCGCTGGCAAATGACGGGCCGAGGTCGCCTCTCAGGAGGTCGCCCACATAGATGAGGTACTGCTGAACCAGCGGCTTATCCAGATTGTAGTGGACGGCCAGGTTCTTCAGGATCACCGGCGGCAATGGCCTTTCGCCATCGAAGGGGCCGCCGGGGGCAAGGCGCAAAACGAAAAAGCAGGCTGTGACGGCGATCCACAGGACGGGGATCGTCGACAGCAATCGACGGAGTGCATATTTGATCATGATCGTGAACCGGCCCCTTCCGCCAAGAGCGGAAGGGGCCGTTTTCCCTTATTCTTTCATCGACAGCCAGCGGGTGCGGTGGATGTCCTGGACGTTGTCGACGAAGCCCTCGATCTTGGGCGAAACGACGTTCTTGGAAACGTAATAGTAGATCGGCAGCGCAGCGGAATCATCCAGCGCGATCTGCTCGGCCTTCTTGAACATTTCGGCGCGCTTGGTCAGATCGGTCTGAGCGTTGCCGTCCTTGATCAGCTTGTCGTATTCCGGGTTCGACCAGCGACCGTAGTTCATCTGGACGCCCGTGACGAGCAGGTTCAGGAAGTTGTCCGGATCGTTATAGTCGGCGAGCCAGCCGGCACGGCCGATCTGCACTTCGCCGCGCTGCAGTTGGTCGTAATGGACCTTGGTTTCGGCATTGACGAGCTCGACATTGACGCCCAGCGGCTTCCACATGGAGGCGATCGCCACGGCGATGCGCTTGTGGTTGTCGTTGGTGTTGTACTTGAGCTCGGCGGTCAGCGGATGATCAGGGCCGAAGCCGGCTTCCTTGAGCAGCTTCTTGGCTTCCTCGACCTTTTCCTTGTAGGGCATGTCCTTCCAGGACACGTAGGCCGGATCGCCGTAATTCGCCGTGCCCGGCGGGACCCAGGAATAGGCCGGCAGTTCGCCGGTGCCGAGGATCTGCGGGCCGATGACTTCGCGGTTGATCGCCATGGACAGAGCCTGGCGGACGCGCTTGTCGCTGAAGGGCGGCTTCTGCGAGTTGATGACGTAGTAGTAAAGACCCGAGAACGGGGCGACATGCGCCTGGCCCGGCAGGTTCTTCTTCATCCACTCGTACTGGTCGGTCGGGAAGTCCGTGAGGATGTCGAATTCGCCGGCGCGGTAACGCTTCAGCGCGGCTTCCTGGTCTTCGAGAACGAAGAACTTGGCGCCATCGATCTTCAGGTCCTTGGCACCGTAATACTGGTCGTTCTTGACGGTGGTGACGTGCGAACCCGGAACCCATTCGGTCGGCTTATAGGGGCCGTTGGTGACGATGTTGCCGATCTTCACCCAGTCGGCGCCCTTGGCTTCCACCACATGCTTCGGCAGTGGATAGGCCGTGTAGTGCATCAGCGCGTTGATGAAGTAGGGGGTCGGGTTTTCGAGAGTGATCTCGAGGGTCTTGTCGTCGATTGCCTTGACGCCGAGCTGGTTGAGATCGGTGATCTCGCCCTTGTTGATCTTTTCGGCGTTCTTGATGGTGAACTGCAGATAGGCGTAGTCGGCGGCGTTCTTCGGGTCGACGAGGCGCTGGAAGGCGAAGACGAAGTCTCCGGCCGTTACCGGCTGGCCATCGGACCACTTGATGCCGTCACGAAGCTTGAAGGTGTAGACCTTGCCGTCGTCGGAGACTTTCCAGCTTTCGGCCTGGCCGGGAATCGGATTGTCCTTGGCGTCTTCGGTCACAAGACCTTCGAAAATGTCGCCGGCGATACGGTTTTCCCAGTCGCCGGAGAGCTTCTGCGGGTCGAGCGACGTCGGGTCGCCGCCGTTATGGATGTTGATCGTGGCCGCGTGGGCCGAGAAAGCCAGCAATGTGCCAAACATTGCAGAGGCTAGAATTTTTTTCGTTATATGGTTCATGGTTGGGCCACCTTTCCAGGCTTTGTCGCCTGTTTTTAGTCATTTGTTCCCGGTTTTGACCTGTTACGTGCAGGTCAACGCGCACCTTATCGCAAAGGTTTGGCGTTGCAACCCCCTTGCAGAGGGGTCGCTAAGGGTGTGGACAAGCCTATATGCGGCGCGAATTTGCCTTTCCGCGTCTACCCCAGAATAGGCTGTTAACGCAGTTGTTTTTTGTTTTCACGGCTTTAGTCTGTCTGCAATCGGACTATTCGGAGAAGGCATTCATGGCAGGCAAGACGGCGGACTGGTGGCGGGGCGCGGTAATCTATCAGGTCTATCCACGCTCTTTTCAGGATACGAATGGCGATGGTCTCGGTGACCTCAAGGGGATAACCCGCCGCCTGCCGCATATTGCCAGCCTCGGCGTCGACGCGATCTGGCTGTCGCCCTTCTTCAAGTCGCCGATGGCCGACATGGGCTACGACGTCTCAGATTATTGCGATGTCGATCCGATCTTCGGGACGCTCGAGGATTTCGACGAGATGATGAGGGCGGCGCATGCGCTGGGCCTGAAGATCATCATCGACCAGGTGATCTCGCATACATCCGACCAGCACCCCTGGTTCATCGAGAGCCGGGCGAGCCGGAACAATCCGAAATCCGACTGGTATGTCTGGGCCGATCCGAAGCGCGACGGCACGGCGCCGAACAACTGGCTGTCGATCTTCGGCGGACCGGGCTGGGAATGGGACGGCGTGCGCCGCCAATATTATCAGCACAACTTCCTGACCTCGCAGCCCGACCTCAACTTCCACAACAAGGAGGTTCAGGACGCGGTGCTGAAGACGGTGAAATTCTGGCTCGACCGTGGCGTCGACGGCTTCCGCCTCGATACGGTCAACTATTACTTCTGCGACAAGCTGTTGCGCGACAACCCTGCGCACGAGCCGGACGAGAGCGACGCCGGGCTCGATGCGCCTGACAGCAATCCCTACGGCATGCAGAATCACCTCTACGACAAGACGCAGCCGGAGAATATCGACTTCCTGAAGCGCTTCCGGGCGCTGCTCGACCAGTACGAGGACCGCACGACGGTCGGCGAAGTGGGCGATGGCGCCCGCTCGCTGAAGACGGTGGCCGCCTATGTCAGCGGCGGCGACAAGCTGCACATGTGCTATACGTTCGACCTGCTCGGACCGGATTTCACCGCCGCCCATATCCGCAATTGCGTCGATACGTTCCAGCGGATGGTGAAGGACGGGTGGGTCTGCTGGGCCTTCTCCAACCACGACGTCAACCGCCATGTCAGCCGCTTCGCCAAGACCGAGGCCGAGCGTCCCGTCATCGCCAAGCTGGCGATCTCCGTTCTGGCGGCGCTGCGCGGCTCGATCTGCCTCTACCAGGGCGAGGAACTCGGCCTTCCCGAGGCGGAACTCGCCTTCGAGGACCTGCGTGACCCCTACGGTATCCGCTTCTGGCCGGCCTTCAAGGGCCGCGACGGATGCCGCACGCCGATGCCCTGGGAGGCCGCCAAGGCGCATGCAGGCTTCACCTCGGCCGAGAAAAGCTGGCTGCCGGTGCCTTATGAGCAGGCAGCGCTATCGGTCGATGCGCAGCAGACGGACAGCAACTCGGTTCTGACGCACTACCGCCAGACGCTCGAATTCCGCAAACAGCATCCGGCCCTGATCGACGGCGACATGGAGTTCATCGGCACCAACCAGGACCTGTTGGCTTTCACCCGCCAGAAGGGCGAGGAGAAGCTGCTCTTCGTCTTCAACCTGACGCGCGAGGCGGCGGAGTTCAAACTGCCTGCGGGTGTGAAGGTCGCCGGTGCGGTCGCCGTGCCGGGGCTGAAGGGCGAGGTGTCGGGCGGGGCGATCAAGCTTGCGCCGCTCAGCGGCTATTGCGGGGCGCTCGCCTGATCAGGCCGCGGATGGGCGCTTGGTCGTCTGGTCTCCGCGGCCGGCGATCAGCCCTTCGATCGAAATGTCCTCGTCGAGTTCATCCCAATGGAGGCCCATCGGGCTGATCTCGACAGCGGCGCGCTGTGCGGCAGTTGCCGAGAGCAGGCGCGGAAACCAGGCGAGCGGCACGCCGAGCGTGCGGCCGTCGTCGAGCGCGACCCACATGGTGCTTTCATCGAAGCTGACCTCAGTTGCTGAAATGCTCATGCCAAGCTCTCTCGATGGCTGGTTTGTTCTTCGCCACTTCTCGAATGATATCAGCTAGCTCCCTCGGATTGAAGCCTTTGCTGTCGGCAATCCCGATTGCCGGCGAAAGCCATACTTTCGCTTCGCCATTCGGCCCGCGGACATGAATGTGGAGCGGCTCGCGCGGATCGCCTTCGTTTGAATAGAAGAAAAACTTCAAGCTTCCGGATCTGAAGACGACAGGCATCGCTCATCCAATCAACATGAAGCGATCGACATCCACCATCCCCTTGTCCGAAATCTTCAGGTGCGGGATCACCGGGAGCGGCAGGAAGGCGACCTGGAGGAAGGGCTCTTCGAGAGTCGTTCCAAGGGCATAGGCCGCCTTTCTCAAGTGATGCAGCGTGTCGCGGACGCTCTCGTAGGGCTCGAGGCTCATCAGGCCGGCGACGGGGAGTGGGATTTCGCCGGTGACCTTACCGTCCTCGACGACGACGAAGCCGCCCTTGATTTCGCCGAGGCGGTTTGCCGCAAGCGCCATGTCGTCCTCGTTGACACCGACGACGCAGATATTGTGGCTGTCATGACCGACGGTGGAGGCGATCGCGCCTTTCTTCAGCCCGAAACCCTGGACGAAGCCGTTGGCGTGGTTACCGTTCTTGCCGTGGCGCTCGATGACGGCGACCTTGATGATGTCGTTTGCAAGATCGAGGTCGGTCTGGTTGCCCTTGACGGGAAGGCGGTAGCGGCGGTGCTCGGTGATGATCTTGCCGGGCATGACGCCGATGACGGGCGTTTCGCCCTCGGCGACCGGGACGCCGAAATGCATGGCCTGGACGGGGCGCGCCTTGACGCTGTCGAGACCGACGGGGGTGACCGGCTTGCGGGTGGCAAACAGCGCGTCGGTGACGCGCCGGCCGGCGGCGAAGACCGTCTCGGCCTTGCAGCTTTCGAGGCTGTCGATGACCACGAGATCGGCGCGCCAGCCGGGGGCCACGAGGCCGCGGTCGCGGAGGCCGAAGGCGCGGGCAGCCGAGATCGAGGCTGCGCGATAGACGGCGAGGGGCTCGACGCCGTGTGCGATCGCCGTGCGGATCATGTAGTCGAGATGGCCCTGTTCGGCGATATCGAGCGGATTGCGGTCGTCGGTGCAGAGCGCAAGATAGGGCGAGAGACGCTCGGTAATTATCGGCAGCAGGGCGTGGAGATCCTTCGAAACCGAGCCTTCGCGCACCAGGATATGCATGCCCTTGCGGATCTTTTCCAGCGCTTCCCCGGCGGTGGTGCATTCATGCTCGGTGCGGATGCCGGCTGAGAGATAGCCGTTGAGATTGGTGCCGCTCAGCAGCGGCGCGTGGCCATCGATATGGTCGCCCTGGAACGCTTCGAGCTTGGCAAGGCAGACCGGATCCTTGTGGATGACACCCGGGAAATTCATGAATTCGGCAAGGCCGATGACCTTCGGGTGATCGCGGAAGGGCAGGAGCTTTTCGATCGGCAGATCGGCGCCCGCGGTTTCCAGATGGGTCGCGGGGACGCAGGAGGAGAGCTGGACGCGGATGTCCATGATCGTCTCGAGTGCGGAATCCAGGAAGAAGCGGATGCCGTCCTCACCGATGACATTGGCGATCTCGTGCGGATCACAGATCACCGTCGTCACGCCATAAGGCAGGACGCAGCGGTCGAATTCATGCGGGGTGACGAGCGAGGATTCGATGTGGAGATGCGTGTCGATGAAACCGGGAACGACGATCTTGCCGGAGATGTCGATCTCCTCGACGGCCTGATAATCGGCGCAGGTGCCGACGATCCGGTCGCCGCAGATGGCGATGTCGGAGGAGACGAGTTCGCCGGTAACGAGATCGAAGAAGCGGCCGCCCTTCAGGACGATGTCTGCCGGGATGCGGCCGGTGCCCTGGTCGATCATCGCTTCGAGACGTTTGGTCATGGCGGCTTCCTCGTATTGAATCGGTTGCCTAGCCTAAACGTTCTCCAGCGCGACGGGGAGGGGCGTTCACGCGATGTCGGCCCTGACGTTGGCGCCGCAGAGGATGGTTGCGACGGTGACGCCTTCCAGCGCCTTGCCATGCCGGATGAGGCCGGCGAGACCGGCGGCTCCGGCCTCCTCGACGACGAGGCCGTAGTGCAGGCGGCAGAAGTCGCGTGCCGCGCTGATGTCGGCTTCGCTGACCTCCCAGACATCGTCGACGGTCGCCTTCATGCAATCGAGCGCATAGGGCACGCATTCGCGCACGGCGATGCCGTCGGCGGCGGTCGCCGCCGTTTCGGTCGTAGCGGGATGACCGGTTTCCCAGGAGCGTTTCATCGCCGGAGCATTCGAGGCGACGATGCCGATGACCTTGCAATCCGGCGCATGCGCCCTGATCCAGGTGCCGACGCCCGTCAGGAGCGCGCCGTTGCCGAGCGGCACGACGATGGCATCGAGGCGGACGGCGCTTCGGGCGAGCTGTTCGGTGATCTCCAGCGCGATGGTGCCGGCGCCCTCGGCGATCGTCCGCAACGCGCCGTCCTCGACGAAGGCGCAGTCATGCTCCTCAGTGTAACGGCGGGCGGCGGCCTTGGCGGCGTCGAAATCCGCTCCCTCCAGCCGCACTTCGGCGCCGAGCTTTCGCATCGCGTCGACCTTGCCGGGATTGGCGGTCGTGGCGGAGAAGATGACGACGCGGCGGCCCCGCGCCCGCCCGGCATAGGCGAGGCCCTGGCCAAAATTTCCCGCCGAGGCGGAGACGATCGGGGTGTCGCCCGGCGGCTCGTTGTGCAGCCACCAGCTGGTGCCGCGGCCCTTGAACGAGCGGATCGGATTGAGCGTCTCGACCTTGGCGAAGAGCCGGAGGCCGAGGGCGGCGTTGGCGCTTTGCTGCTCGATGAGCGGACTGTTGAGGAAAACGGGATCGATCGCCTTGGATGCGGCGAGAATACCATCGGCGGAGGGGTGTTGCTGGCTGTTCGTCATGCGATAAAGATGCCAGTGAAAACTTGCGAATAATCCCGTATTCTCTTCACTGGGCGGGAGTATTTCCTGATTTTCGAGATTTTGTGGGAATTTCTATCATGACGCTGACCAAGGCGGATCGCGAGATCCTCAAGCTGATGCAGCAGGATGCGACGATCACGCTGGCGGCGCTGTCCGAGCGCGTCGGGCTTTCGCAATCCTCGACGCAGCGGCGGCTGCAGAAACTCCGGGACGACAAGGTGATCCTCCGCGACGTCTCCGTCGTTGATCCCAAGGCGATCGGCTCGGCGGTTTCGATGCTGGTCGAGGTGGAGCTGGAGCGCGACCGGCCGGAACTGCTGCAGCCGTTCATGCGCTGGATCGCCGAGACGCCGGAAGTGCAGGAGGCGTGGTGCACGTCGGGGCGGGGCGACTATACGCTGGTGATCCTGGCGCAGTCCGTAGAGCATTTCGATGTGCTGGCCGACCGGATGATGGAGCTCAACCGCAACATCCGCAAGTTCACGACGAGCGTCGTTCTCAAAACGCTGAAGCGGACGCTTGCCGTGCATATCGACTAGGACCGGCTCAGCCTGAACGGAATGCCGATTGCTCCTGGCTGCAAACAGAAAGGGCGCCTTGCGGCGCCCAATCCTTCAGTCTCTTGCTTGTGAAAAGCTTATTCGACCGGAACGGCCTTGCCGGCTTCCCACTTGTAGAGCTCGAAGCTCTTCGAGGAGAGGTCGCCGGTTTCGCCGTAGGTCAGCTTGCCGATGGCGGTCGGGATCGCTTCGCCGCCCTTGAGGGCGGTTGCGACGGCTTCCGCGTCTTCGGCGCTCTTGGCCTTTTCGATGCCGGCCTTGATGACTTCGACAGCGGCGTAGGCGTTCAGCGTGAAGGCTTCGGCCGGGATGTTCTTGGCGGCCAGCGCTGCGGCTGCTGCCTTGGAATCCGGGCTCTTCGTCGCGTCGGAGGCGTTGGTGAAGATCGTGCCTGCAGCGGCTTCCGTACCGATGTTCCAGAATTCGCTGTTCGACAGGCCGTCACCGCCGATGATCGTCGCCTTGACCGAGAGGTCGGCGAGCTGGCGGGCGAGCAGGCCGCCTTCCGGGTGGTAGCCGCCGAAATAGACGACGTCGACCTTTTCGGCCTTCAGGCGGGTGGTGAGCGCCGAGAAGTCCTTGTCGCCGGGGGTGACGGCGTCGTCGATGACTTCCTTGACACCGCCGGCATTCAGCGTTGCCTTGAAGTTGTCGGCGAGGCCTTTACCGTAGGCGCCCTTGTCGTTGATGATGGCGATACGCTTGTCCTTGAAGTGCTTCAGGGCGTATTCGGCAGCAACGGCAGCCTGCTGGTCGTCACGGCCGCAGGTGCGCAGGACGTTGGTCAGGCCGCGCTTGGTGAGGTCCGGCGACGTTGCCGTCGGGGTGACCATCAGCACGCCGTTTTCAGCGAGCACGTCGGAAGCCGGAATGGCGACGCCCGAGGTGACCGGGCCGACGACGTACTTGATGCCTTCGCCGACCAGCTGGTTGGCGGCGGAAACGCCCTGCTTCGGTTCGCCGGCGTCGTCAGCGGTCTTCAGGATGACCTTCTCGCCGAGGATGCCGCCGTTCTTGTTGATTTCGTCAACGGCGGTCTGCGCGCCGTTCTTCACCTGATCGCCGTAAGCGGCAACCGGGCCGGTGAGGGGCGCGATGAGGCCGATGGTGATATCGGCATGGGCAAGCGGTGCAAAAGCCAGCGATGCGAGCATCGCGCCAGTCAAAGTCTTCAGACTCATTTTTCGTTCTCCTTGGGTTGGGCTTTCGGCCCGCGTGACTGCCGCGACATCGAAACCGGTGCGTACAACAACCCTTTTGAGTTGCGCCAAGACGGCGGCTTCGGTGCGGTCAATGCGCCCGTCCGGTCATCTTTGACTTCAGCAGGCGCACGGCGATTTTCTAGGAATTCTCGCTTGATTTCGCAAGGAAATAACAAAACCACAGGCAAAATTGTTCTGGATTGCGCTGTGGGGACCGCCTTCGGCGCCATTTTCTTAAAAAATCACCGAATTTTTCTGATCGCTAGCCGGCATCTACCTTTGGCTATGTAGTCGCAACGATTTAATCCGAGAGTTGCAAATAATGCTTGGACTATACAAAGAATAACTACTGAATCTTTGTGTCTGAGAATATTCGTAAAATAGAACCGATTAACATTTGCATGCTATGAAGGTTGTAGAGGGGTGGCCGATCGCGAGTGTGTCTCAAGAATAAACTCCGGCCGGCAAGTCTAACCGTGCGTTAGGAATAAGCGTCTGAATGCTAAAGCGCATTGAAGCGAACCAGGTCAGGCTTGGGATGTTTATCGAGGCTGTCGAAGGGAGCTGGAACGACCCGTTGCTCGGGCGTCACCGGTTTCTCGTCAGACGCGAATCCGATGCCCAGCGGTTGCGCGGCAGCGGCGCTGCCGGCGTGGTCATCAATACAGCCAAGGGTGTAGATACCAACGGCTTGCGCTCCAACGTGGCCGCCTATGCATCCGAGGACCCGCGTGCCGTCGAGGCGCAGACCAAGGCCGCCCGCGAAACCATCCAGAAATCCGCCGAGCAGCTGGAGGATGTGTTCAGCAGGGTGCAGGGCGGGGCGGGCGTCGCGCTCGACGATATCGCGCCTGTCATCTCCGGGCTCTCGACGTCGCTCGACGACAATCCGGCGATCTTCCTCAGCGTCACCCGGCTGAAGTCGAAGGACGAGACGACCTTCCTGCACTCGCTGTCCGTCAGCGCCCTGATGATCCATTTTGCCCGCTATCTTGATTTCGACGAGGAAACGGTGCGCGTTCTCGGCATCGGCGGGCTGCTGCACGATGTCGGCAAGCTTGAGATTCCGCAGGAGATCCTTTCCAAGGAAGGCAAGCTCGACGACGAGGAGATGAAGCTGATCCGCAGCCATCCCGAGCTCGGCCACGCGATTCTGCAGCGGCAGGCGGGGATGCCAGAGATCGTCCTCGACGTCTGCCTCAACCACCATGAGCGGATCGACGGCCGCGGATATCCGAACATGCTGCCGGGATCGAAGCTCAGCATTTATGCGCGGCTGGCGGCGATCTGCGACGTCTATGACGCGATCACCTCGATCCGGCCTTACAAGCAGCCCTGGTCGCCTGCCGAGGCGCTGAAATGGATGCTCGGCCGCGAGGGCCATTTCGACACCAAGCTGCTGAAGCGCTTCGCGCTCTGCCTGTCGGTGTCCTCGGCGCCGAAAGTCTGAGACCGAGAAATGAAAAAGGCCTGCCGGAGATCAGCTCCGGCGGGCCTTTTCGTTTGTCTGGTGATGATCAGATATTGTTCTGCAGGATTTCGCGCAGCTTGCCGAACAGTTCGTCGATATGGTGCTTTTCGATGATCAGCGGCGGCGACAGCGCGATGATGTCGCCGGTGGTGCGGATCAGCAGGCCCTTCTCGTAAGCCTTCAGGAAGGCGGTGAAGGCGCGCTTGGTGGGCTCGCCGGCGATCGGATCGAGCTCGATGGCGCCGATCAGGCCGGTGTTTCTGATGTCGATGACATTCGGGCAGTCCTTCAGCGAATGCAGCGCAT encodes the following:
- a CDS encoding ABC transporter ATP-binding protein, whose product is MSQQPQETLLELKDYSITFETPDGQVKAVSGMNLTIKRGERVAIVGESGSGKSQTFLGVMGLLAKNGRTTGQALLEGKDVLALKPKELDHVRGKDMAMVFQDPMTALNPSLRISRQLTEQLEVHRGYTARAASAEALDMLKRVGIPDPTRRFNLYPHELSGGMRQRIVIAMALLTKPKLLIADEPTTALDVTIQAQILDLFNDLTSEMNTALVMITHDLGVVAGLADRVAVMYAGRIVEEAPVDELFENPAHPYTAALHASIPRPDQDVDDLVVIPGRPPNLQHLPKGCNFSPRCSQVQDDCIDRPPSLETLAPRHCAACFHPFPRREELMIHG
- a CDS encoding ABC transporter permease subunit is translated as MILNPAKRELLAAELLEAEGLAPEGRSLTRDALRRLSRNKAAVVSIVVLVLLILVAFAGPWFIPYNYEDPDWAAFRIPPSFETGHYFGTDPNGRDLLARVLYGTRISLAVAFTATLVSVVIGVLYGAISGYIGGRLDSIMMRFVDIMYAFPYILFVILLMVIFGRNVYLLFAAIGALEWLTMARIVRGQTLSIKHREFIEAARASGQRPLKIIIKHIIPNLIGPVVIFAALTVPEIIATESFLSYLGFGVQEPLTSLGTLIAEGTDAMESMPWLLIFPACFLVALLLSLLFIGDGLRDAFDPKDR
- a CDS encoding ABC transporter permease subunit, producing MIKYALRRLLSTIPVLWIAVTACFFVLRLAPGGPFDGERPLPPVILKNLAVHYNLDKPLVQQYLIYVGDLLRGDLGPSFASEDFTVAQQIMIGLPYTFTIGTAAFLVAIIVGVFVGCLGALYQNKTPDYILGALILVGVVLPNFLIAPILQLVFGIHLAWLPVGGWGDGSLKFLVLPVVVLALPHAGRISRITRGSMIEVMGQNYIRTAKAKGIGPRLTIMRHALKPAMMPVVSYLGPAASYLLTGSLVVESVFGLPGIGRYFINAALNRDYGMVLGTVIFYMVLIVFLNLLVDIAYAWLDPKVRNR
- a CDS encoding peptide ABC transporter substrate-binding protein, whose product is MNHITKKILASAMFGTLLAFSAHAATINIHNGGDPTSLDPQKLSGDWENRIAGDIFEGLVTEDAKDNPIPGQAESWKVSDDGKVYTFKLRDGIKWSDGQPVTAGDFVFAFQRLVDPKNAADYAYLQFTIKNAEKINKGEITDLNQLGVKAIDDKTLEITLENPTPYFINALMHYTAYPLPKHVVEAKGADWVKIGNIVTNGPYKPTEWVPGSHVTTVKNDQYYGAKDLKIDGAKFFVLEDQEAALKRYRAGEFDILTDFPTDQYEWMKKNLPGQAHVAPFSGLYYYVINSQKPPFSDKRVRQALSMAINREVIGPQILGTGELPAYSWVPPGTANYGDPAYVSWKDMPYKEKVEEAKKLLKEAGFGPDHPLTAELKYNTNDNHKRIAVAIASMWKPLGVNVELVNAETKVHYDQLQRGEVQIGRAGWLADYNDPDNFLNLLVTGVQMNYGRWSNPEYDKLIKDGNAQTDLTKRAEMFKKAEQIALDDSAALPIYYYVSKNVVSPKIEGFVDNVQDIHRTRWLSMKE
- a CDS encoding alpha-glucosidase family protein, whose product is MAGKTADWWRGAVIYQVYPRSFQDTNGDGLGDLKGITRRLPHIASLGVDAIWLSPFFKSPMADMGYDVSDYCDVDPIFGTLEDFDEMMRAAHALGLKIIIDQVISHTSDQHPWFIESRASRNNPKSDWYVWADPKRDGTAPNNWLSIFGGPGWEWDGVRRQYYQHNFLTSQPDLNFHNKEVQDAVLKTVKFWLDRGVDGFRLDTVNYYFCDKLLRDNPAHEPDESDAGLDAPDSNPYGMQNHLYDKTQPENIDFLKRFRALLDQYEDRTTVGEVGDGARSLKTVAAYVSGGDKLHMCYTFDLLGPDFTAAHIRNCVDTFQRMVKDGWVCWAFSNHDVNRHVSRFAKTEAERPVIAKLAISVLAALRGSICLYQGEELGLPEAELAFEDLRDPYGIRFWPAFKGRDGCRTPMPWEAAKAHAGFTSAEKSWLPVPYEQAALSVDAQQTDSNSVLTHYRQTLEFRKQHPALIDGDMEFIGTNQDLLAFTRQKGEEKLLFVFNLTREAAEFKLPAGVKVAGAVAVPGLKGEVSGGAIKLAPLSGYCGALA
- a CDS encoding DUF2442 domain-containing protein; the encoded protein is MSISATEVSFDESTMWVALDDGRTLGVPLAWFPRLLSATAAQRAAVEISPMGLHWDELDEDISIEGLIAGRGDQTTKRPSAA
- a CDS encoding DUF4160 domain-containing protein, which produces MPVVFRSGSLKFFFYSNEGDPREPLHIHVRGPNGEAKVWLSPAIGIADSKGFNPRELADIIREVAKNKPAIERAWHEHFSN
- the ade gene encoding adenine deaminase; the protein is MTKRLEAMIDQGTGRIPADIVLKGGRFFDLVTGELVSSDIAICGDRIVGTCADYQAVEEIDISGKIVVPGFIDTHLHIESSLVTPHEFDRCVLPYGVTTVICDPHEIANVIGEDGIRFFLDSALETIMDIRVQLSSCVPATHLETAGADLPIEKLLPFRDHPKVIGLAEFMNFPGVIHKDPVCLAKLEAFQGDHIDGHAPLLSGTNLNGYLSAGIRTEHECTTAGEALEKIRKGMHILVREGSVSKDLHALLPIITERLSPYLALCTDDRNPLDIAEQGHLDYMIRTAIAHGVEPLAVYRAASISAARAFGLRDRGLVAPGWRADLVVIDSLESCKAETVFAAGRRVTDALFATRKPVTPVGLDSVKARPVQAMHFGVPVAEGETPVIGVMPGKIITEHRRYRLPVKGNQTDLDLANDIIKVAVIERHGKNGNHANGFVQGFGLKKGAIASTVGHDSHNICVVGVNEDDMALAANRLGEIKGGFVVVEDGKVTGEIPLPVAGLMSLEPYESVRDTLHHLRKAAYALGTTLEEPFLQVAFLPLPVIPHLKISDKGMVDVDRFMLIG